The proteins below come from a single Ptychodera flava strain L36383 chromosome 6, AS_Pfla_20210202, whole genome shotgun sequence genomic window:
- the LOC139135083 gene encoding polynucleotide 5'-hydroxyl-kinase NOL9-like gives MCGACTDSSNSRSHEHFSVSTFLSGTGLCLLLDVIRLVKPTQIVQFETRSQAKNLPFLDEEYLSENPGWCLPVESASENKSQLMVINVRSDHSFSGKFRAANQRDMILLAYPSQLQPEISRNVIKPMHHLTPYVLPWNSVAVHAVHCKVPERQIMYALNASIVALCVASNSQMEEAHTSTNKDFPVFFSETPVCQCLGFGVIRGIDMKKRCFYILTPVSSVKLPKVNTLLRGAMPIPNYILLKGEVDDQKPYLTSEFSYTITGAGAVKIRKNLLRKCIKLKGNIM, from the exons ATGTGTGGTGCATGCACAGATTCTTCCAACTCGAGAAGTCATGAACATTTTAGTGTCTCCACTTTCTTATCAGGTACGGGCTTATGTTTGCTGTTGGACGTCATCAGACTTGTCAAACCGACTCAAATCGTCCAGTTTGAAACCAGATCACAAGCCAAGAATCTGCCGTTCCTGGACGAGGAATACCTCAGTGAGAATCCTGGATGGTGTCTACCAGTAGAATCTGCATCTGAAAACAAATCTCAATTGATGGTCATCAATGTCAGATCAGACCATAGTTTCTC AGGTAAATTTAGAGCTGCCAATCAGAGAGATATGATACTGTTAGCATACCCGAGCCAGCTTCAACCAGAGATCAGCCGTAATGTAATCAAGCCAATGCATCATTTGACTCCGTACGTGCTGCCATGGAATTCAGTGGCCGTCCATGCTGTACATTGCAAGGTGCCAGAGAGACAGATTATGTACGCCCTCAACGCGTCGATCGTGGCATTGTGTGTGGCCAGTAACTCTCAG aTGGAGGAAGCACACACTTCCACAAATAAAGACTTCCCTGTGTTCTTCTCTGAGACTCCTGTCTGCCAGTGTTTGGGCTTCG GTGTGATTAGAGGTATTGATATGAAGAAGCGATGTTTCTACATTTTGACACCGGTGTCATCAGTCAAGCTGCCAAAAGTGAACACACTTCTCAGAGGTGCCATGCCAATTCCTAACTACATACTACTCAAG gGTGAAGTTGATGACCAGAAGCCGTATCTTACCTCAGAGTTCTCATACACTATCACTGGAGCTGGGGCTGTCAAGATTCGGAAGAATTTACTCAGGAAATGCATTAAACTGAAAGGGAACATAATGTAG